The Naumovozyma dairenensis CBS 421 chromosome 2, complete genome genome segment TGTAAACGTTAGTAGTCTTGAAAGGATCTTGGAAGATACAGTTGAACTTTGGATAAGATAGTTCActattttaatatttgatatatgaaagtgaaaaattctcGATGAGCTTTTGCTTATATGTCcgttgaaatttttcactatTTAGCCGCGGCACGGGTAACACAATATAGAGGTAACTAACATGAAAGTTAAAGGACTTTGAATCAGTATTTGACTGTTTGATGAATGGTTAGATGTTCATCAAGAGGGAAGTTATACTGCTTCTGTTTTACTTTAGAGAGGTTATTGTTCAATATATCCATTGGTTTATCGATATCTAGGAGAAATTTTGACGATCTGGCCTTGATGGATGTTGTTACTTCGATAAATAAGTTAAGGGCACAGTTCATGCAAATCGGTCTCGAAAGAGACCAAATGAAAAGGGTATTCAAACCTTATAATCCTAACAGTGCAATGGATGATACAGAGATCAGGAGGTTATATCAAGACTCCGATGGGGTCGACCTAATATCTGAAATGGAATCACCTCCGATCTCCAAAAATTTCATGGATGCCTCTTATATGACTATAAATCAGGCAAggttgaagaaaatgaagacaAGTAAACAAAATGTCTCAAATCCATACAATGTAAGCGGGTATGAAGAAACTGAGAATACATTCAAAGAAGAGGAAACTAGTGTTAATGGAGAACCATCCACCTTAGAAATGGCAGCAACAGAGGTGTCTAAAGCAGATACTTTAAAGAGGAATGATCTTCATTCATTGATTCACGTTGAAGATCCACAAAAATCTATGAAgataaatgataatactaTATTTAGTGCAGAATCAGATTCAGATACTATCGATTCTACAAAGAAAGTGACAAGACAATCAACGTTACCTTTTGCTAGAATTTTTAAAAGTAAGAAGGAATCATCTgattctttgaagaaaaaaagcaTTAAATCGGCAGGTCCGATCAATCAGCAAAGTAAGAATACTTCTaaacaatataaaaaaaatattaatagcTCTACCAAATATGATGTGAACTTTGATTTTGACCACACCTTAGAAGAGgaggaagatgaagatgaagatgacgaagatgatgacgaagaGGGTCTTGATTTACAATCAGCTTTCTTCCAATTAGATGGATCCGCTAGAGTGGGATCTGAGAATGGTAACAATTCAAATAACCGTGAAGATAAGGCTGAGACCAATAATTTAGGAAATGTGTCCCGCTTAAAATCTCATTTACCACAGGGGATGATCGCGAGAAATTCCATTTTAGAATCGAGTAAGAATAATGGCTCAGCAAAATCAGAATCTTTAAATGGTTCTAGTGAAGTACAACCCAATGACACGAAATCATCTTCCCTGGCCACTAAGAACCAACAGACGACAAATGATACTGATGAcattaatgaagatatttcaGATTTAGAGTCATATATTGATGAGCGCGATTTAGATGGTATCAGCTTGAACGCTGCGCCATCAAATATGGAAAATGCATCAACGTATAGGCACACTTCTGATACTGAATTACAAGCAGATACGGATTTCCACGATAATGATAGAAGCATAGCCCATAGTGATAGCTCTCTAAttgatgatgctgatggGCTCAGTACGGTCTCATCCTTTGGTAAATCACTGTTGGAATCTGATTTTAGTACTGATGATTTCATAAAAAATGGCTATCCCCCTTTAAGTCGCGATGTTTCAGTTGACTCAACTATCGACCGTAACAACATATTATCTCATTCTATACCTCTATCTGAAAGTGGATATGGTATTTATCATGGAGCAGATGATTCTACCCTCAATAACGTTTTCGATAAAGCAATTTTAAACATTAAGCACGTTAAAAACCAAAAGCAGAGAGAGAAACGAAGCTCTTCCCTGTCTTTAAGGGAGGCAACTCATCCACGTGGCAGTTCATCTAAAAGATCACCTTATAACATTCCTGTAATATCTAAGCAAAGAAGACACTCAAGAGCATCCTCTGTGACAATTGGAGGGGCTAGCAAAtcgatgaagaaaaatgaatctACCTCAATAAGGAGCAAACGTGCACCAAGCATGAATCAAGGACGCTCTATATCAGAAATTGCAAAAAGTGATCATTCCAGTAGACGAAACTCGAAGGAAGTTCTCCAGATAGAAAAACTTAACGAAATCCCAAGACGAAAGCCACTAAATTCACAACTTTCAAGCTTATTTAATAGGAAAAAAGAGAGATCAGGAATATCAACTGATGTTTTGAGCTACTTTACATTTGTTGCTGGAACGAAAGTTCCGCCATATGAAGCTATGGATCTAGATGTTTACATCCAGGGGTCAGTGAAATATAAGAAGCACCCGTTTAAGACTAAAGTTCGGAAATCtgcaaaaatatttgaagttATCGGTTTCATTCTTTACCTATATTGTAATGCGTATAAGCCAGCAGATTTTGGGAAAGATGGGTTTACAATAGAAGAACTAATAAATCCAAACAATTTCTTATTGAGTATTGTAGATGAAGATGGTGAACCgtttgaagataattttGGTAAATTGGATCGTAAAAGGTTGATGCAATCTGTTTCAGATAATGAAGTTGTCCTATGTAGAGCAGCTGAAAcagaaaaacaaaataatcaGGATGTAACACCCCTTCCATATGACATCAATGGTGATATTATCTCTAGTCCACGCTCTGAAGCTATTCCATCCTTTGCAACTGGTGACGACAAGAAGGATCCTacattaaatcaattaagTTTCTACAAGCCGATCATCAAAAGTGCAGATGATCTCggcaataataatgcagCAAACAAGACTATTGAAACTAGGGTTTTTTTGTATCCAAATTTAAATCCTAAATTTAATTATACTGATATCAATGTCTCATTAACCTcgaatattaatgatatacTGGTAAAATATTGTcgaatgaaaaatttagatCCGAATGAATACTCTCTGAAAATACCAGATAAGAATTATGTTCTAAACTTGAATGACACAGTGTTGAGACTTGATGGCAACTATAAAGttgaaattatttctaAGCGTGATGCAAGGCAGTTACATTTAGAGAAGATTAAACCAGATATGGTGAAACCGAACTTACCAACAATTCAAAGCACTGACTTGACCCCTTTAACTTTAGAACCAGCTATTTCTTACTTAAAAGCAGGtgatttagaaaagaagataacAACTGTACCAAATGGTATGATACCGactaaaacaaaaagatcCTCTTCTAAGTATAAGCTAGGATTGTCTAAACAGCAGTCCCATTCAAGTAACTCTAGTCTAGTTGCAGGTCCTAGTGGTGGTAATAATggttttttcaaatctaaGAACTCATCTAAGATATCATTACATAAACCAGAGATTGTACCTAATGGGAATGCTTACCAAGACTTATTCTCTGGTGCATATCATAGGTATAAGGTCTGGAGAAGGCAACAAATGTCATTTATCAGTAAACATGAGAGAACATTGGCAATCGATGGtgattatatatatattgtacCACCAGAAGGTAGAATGCATTGGCATGAAAACGTGAAGACGAAATCCTTACATATAAGTCAAGTCATCTTAGTCAAAAAATCGAAACGTATGCCAGATCAATTCAAGATATTTGTGAAGAGAGGACAAGACGATATAAAACGATATTATTTCGAAGCAGTCTCAGTTGAAGAATGCACAGAAATTGTAACTAGATTACAGAACTTATTGAATGCGTATAGAATGAATCATAAATAGTTTCTATAGGAGTATagtatttaatatattgcCTAAAATACACTTACCGTTatgtttatatttcaaCATTGTCATTATGCAAGGGACATTGTTGTATTCCTCGCTTTAATTGGCCAATCGCGCCTGTCTACATATTCCGTGTTTGCCTCGAGACTTAGAATTAATGCATTTTAAAGGTTGCCAAAGCTTGGGAGAATTGTTCGAAATTGAGATAACTTTAAAATTCCTACACATAGGTTAATATAATCAAACAAGGTCCAAGTTAACGGCGAATAactataaaagaaatacaaaaaaagatGGGTTCAGCGTATCAAATTATGGGTAGGTCAGTTCCATCGCACTATCTCGCCATGGGGACAATAGGCCTAGTCTCTCTTTGTATTCTTCCAAGTCTTGTTGGTGGGAAGAAGGAAAAGGTTGCTTCGATCAATGCCATTTCTGATGACGAAGATGCATTTGTTAGGAAATATCTACAAGAACATAAAACTAAAGTTTAacataatgatgaaaataatattcagCAGAAAGTCTCCGGCACGCTCTGCtaaatgttgaaaaatgaGGCATGCATATCCctatttatattcttctgACATtgtataaattttttaaataatctcGATGACTTTTTATTTGTCTCTCGATACgtttgatttatttttgacttatttgatttaatatACAATTCTCAACTATTTAATTTCAGactaattcattatttaaatagCACTTCGTTAGATAGAGGATCAGCAGCCAAGATGTTTTCTCTCTTCTTAATCTTCCTTTCAACGGCAGCATCAGATCTAGCTTTAGCTTCATTTGCAGCTTGTTGCTTCATTTGAGCTCTAACAACATTAGGTGAAACATATTGTTTGTTCTCGTAAATCTTTGGACCCCCGAAGGACCCTTCTAGGATTAAAATTGTGGTCATGACGAATCTCGGACCAATTTCTACCAGTgataaatcttcttcttgtccttcttcatattcatctttatttctAGCTGTATGTGATATTTCATATGTTCTAGCCCATATCTTATCATCCACAATACTGAAAGACATAACATGATCAATAAATGGCTTAACTTTTCTTGCTGTTGGTGGGACACCAAAGTTATGgattaataattctttgattAATTGGTAATGTGGAGAAGAATCAAATCGATGatcaaatgataaaattggACGAGAACCCTTCAAACAGTTCCCTGTGAAGTTTAATTCATCCATAGTATGCAAGTTTTGGATGTAGAATTTTATTGTTGGTCCGTTTGGAGGTTTAGATAACCATAAATATAAATCTTGATGTTTTCTTgcttcaaaaaataaaatattgttaCAGTTATATAATTCTGCAATTTCATTCAACTGTTGTAAATCCTTCTTGGTATCTAACTTAGGCTCTTTTCTTGAGTGTGGTAATAATGAACTTAAATCTTGAATTAAATGACGATGTCTGAAGTTAACACCTCTACTGGAAATTAATAAGGTACGTTGTTTATTCATAAAGTTCTTACCGCCATTTTGCTTCTTTTGAGCGTTGGATTCGTTCTTCTTCCCTGCTAAGGCTTTGTAAATAGATGACATTTTTTCTTCGTTAGTCTTTATCAAAGgataattatcaattattgGCGACTGACAAATATGATTAAAATACTATACCTCTAATAACTGATTCACTTGATCCTTAACGACTTAATAGAAGAAATCCCATCTATTCAAACATTTTAGCTCATCgctaaatttttcatttttttcaatattttttttttcagttCAAAATCGCTTGGAACGATTTGTTGACGTTTTATCCTCCGCGGCTAATACCAATCTTAGAAAGATAATACAGGACTTTTGgaatcttcaattttagTGATacttttaatattatttgttataTTACAATTCTATAAATGGttaaattatattacaGCAGCGGGTCTATCTATTGGTTTACCATTTTAGCCACTCGAGTTTAGCTTTTAAGATACAATAGGCTATTAAACGATATATGATAGCAACACAAATGACAATCCCAAGATATTCTCTAGTATTTGCTACTAACCCATATGATTCAAGTACAGCTCTACCATTCGGTAACTCACATGTCCCATCTGGATTCCTACCACCATCCTCGCATGTAAGTTTCATAGAATCTGGAAACGCaaagttaataataattaatgatgTATAACCAACGGGGTTTAGATAATTGAAACCTTTTAGCACTTTTGGCATATGTAGGGACATTAATCCTGACATTTGTGTACCTATGGATAAAAGAACAGATATACAATTCACGACAAATCCCGGCCTTTCAAAAAAGGTGTTGGTCATAATACCTAGTGCTTCACCACAACCACTCACAATGAAGGAACAATACACATTAGCAAAGAAATTCCCAGCTGTTCTCGGTAAGCCACAAGCTAAGACAGTAAAAATTGCATAGATAATAGATGCCAACAAAGACAGTGGTAATTCAAGAGTCATGTAAGCAAGGAAAAATGGCCCAATTCCATAAACATTATCTTCATGTTCcttataaaaataatctCTTTCAGCAGGATAACATGCTAAATTGGCTAACATTCCGACAAAGTACAATGCTGTTGATTCTTGCGCCAACCCAAGTCTATTATTGATACTGTTATAATTATGCTTTAGCGGAGCAAAGAACAAGGCGAAAATTGCACCAAGCCCCGGAATTTGAGCAATTCTGGCCATCAATGAATCGAAATTTCTTCTCGTCGTAATAGATTGGCGCTTAACATTAACTAGGTATGCTAAAAGTGGTGTGCAAGGTTTTCTAACACAGTGGCCATATTCTAACAGGAAGTTTTCTTCAGACATTTCATTCTTTTCAGATACAGGGGATTTTACTGATAGGGTATTGTTCCTTTGTTTCCAGGAGGTAAGGATATGCTCAGCTCTTGCTTTAGATGtatattcattttgttCGTTTTGAGTATTGATAGATATCAAATCTAAGAAGAAATCTGCAACATTGGTAAATTCAGGACAATCATAACCTAGAGAGGAAAAGTACTCAATCATTTTATCTGGAGAGCCATTAAAGGCGGTTCTCCCAGATTTCGCAAGCAAAAGTACATTTCcaaattctttgaaaagttCGGATCTTGGTTGGTGGATTGTGATAATGACAGTTTTCGAGTATTCTGTGGCGAGTTTCTTAAGAATTTCAAGAATTGTTGCAGAGGTAAAACTATCTAATCCTGATGTTGGTTCATCTAGTAATAAAATAGGAggatcatttaataattgaataCCCATTGAAACCCTTCTTTTTTCACCACCACTGATACCTTTGATAAACTCGtttccaataatattattttcacaATGTTTTAGTCCAAGTGCACGAATTAACTCATCAGTTTTGATTGCCCTTTGTTCAGAGGTTAAATGATGAAGTCTCAAATCAGCTGCAAATTTGAATGTTTCTCTAACGGTTAATTTAGCAAGCAGATGGTTATCATCTTGTGAAACATATGAACAAACGCCCTTGAACATATCTTCCGAGATTTGTACGTCATTAAACATTATTTTCCCAGAAGTATTGAACTTTGAGAAAACAGACTGCTTTATTCTACCAgatatcaaatttaaaagagTCGATTTTCCTGAACCTGATGGCCCCATAATTGCGTTAATCATACCTGGTTTAAACACAGCATTCACTGATTGCAAGATTTCTTTCACTTCTTCATGGGATAACCCGCctcttatatttttgaagaatcGTTTATATCTCACTTGtaaatcaatatcttgaagtgtaattgtaatttctGAATTTGATGTGCTTCTTGACtcaatatcaatttctttttctgaattttcttttgatatACTAGCGAATGGATCGAtcataatttctttattttctttctcatcgagttttttcttttttgatttaaCTTCACTTTGTAACGTAATATCTA includes the following:
- the AVO1 gene encoding Avo1p (similar to Saccharomyces cerevisiae AVO1 (YOL078W); ancestral locus Anc_3.126) — its product is MVRCSSRGKLYCFCFTLERLLFNISIGLSISRRNFDDLALMDVVTSINKLRAQFMQIGLERDQMKRVFKPYNPNSAMDDTEIRRLYQDSDGVDLISEMESPPISKNFMDASYMTINQARLKKMKTSKQNVSNPYNVSGYEETENTFKEEETSVNGEPSTLEMAATEVSKADTLKRNDLHSLIHVEDPQKSMKINDNTIFSAESDSDTIDSTKKVTRQSTLPFARIFKSKKESSDSLKKKSIKSAGPINQQSKNTSKQYKKNINSSTKYDVNFDFDHTLEEEEDEDEDDEDDDEEGLDLQSAFFQLDGSARVGSENGNNSNNREDKAETNNLGNVSRLKSHLPQGMIARNSILESSKNNGSAKSESLNGSSEVQPNDTKSSSLATKNQQTTNDTDDINEDISDLESYIDERDLDGISLNAAPSNMENASTYRHTSDTELQADTDFHDNDRSIAHSDSSLIDDADGLSTVSSFGKSLLESDFSTDDFIKNGYPPLSRDVSVDSTIDRNNILSHSIPLSESGYGIYHGADDSTLNNVFDKAILNIKHVKNQKQREKRSSSLSLREATHPRGSSSKRSPYNIPVISKQRRHSRASSVTIGGASKSMKKNESTSIRSKRAPSMNQGRSISEIAKSDHSSRRNSKEVLQIEKLNEIPRRKPLNSQLSSLFNRKKERSGISTDVLSYFTFVAGTKVPPYEAMDLDVYIQGSVKYKKHPFKTKVRKSAKIFEVIGFILYLYCNAYKPADFGKDGFTIEELINPNNFLLSIVDEDGEPFEDNFGKLDRKRLMQSVSDNEVVLCRAAETEKQNNQDVTPLPYDINGDIISSPRSEAIPSFATGDDKKDPTLNQLSFYKPIIKSADDLGNNNAANKTIETRVFLYPNLNPKFNYTDINVSLTSNINDILVKYCRMKNLDPNEYSLKIPDKNYVLNLNDTVLRLDGNYKVEIISKRDARQLHLEKIKPDMVKPNLPTIQSTDLTPLTLEPAISYLKAGDLEKKITTVPNGMIPTKTKRSSSKYKLGLSKQQSHSSNSSLVAGPSGGNNGFFKSKNSSKISLHKPEIVPNGNAYQDLFSGAYHRYKVWRRQQMSFISKHERTLAIDGDYIYIVPPEGRMHWHENVKTKSLHISQVILVKKSKRMPDQFKIFVKRGQDDIKRYYFEAVSVEECTEIVTRLQNLLNAYRMNHK
- the ATP19 gene encoding F1F0 ATP synthase subunit k (similar to Saccharomyces cerevisiae ATP19 (YOL077W-A); ancestral locus Anc_3.128), which gives rise to MGSAYQIMGRSVPSHYLAMGTIGLVSLCILPSLVGGKKEKVASINAISDDEDAFVRKYLQEHKTKV
- the BRX1 gene encoding ribosome biogenesis protein BRX1 (similar to Saccharomyces cerevisiae BRX1 (YOL077C); ancestral locus Anc_3.129), which encodes MSSIYKALAGKKNESNAQKKQNGGKNFMNKQRTLLISSRGVNFRHRHLIQDLSSLLPHSRKEPKLDTKKDLQQLNEIAELYNCNNILFFEARKHQDLYLWLSKPPNGPTIKFYIQNLHTMDELNFTGNCLKGSRPILSFDHRFDSSPHYQLIKELLIHNFGVPPTARKVKPFIDHVMSFSIVDDKIWARTYEISHTARNKDEYEEGQEEDLSLVEIGPRFVMTTILILEGSFGGPKIYENKQYVSPNVVRAQMKQQAANEAKARSDAAVERKIKKRENILAADPLSNEVLFK
- the NDAI0B02870 gene encoding uncharacterized protein (similar to Saccharomyces cerevisiae YOL075C; ancestral locus Anc_3.133) is translated as MSTTLVENELSLSMVPRVGLHVRDLSIIASNTNTVLVDSFSLDLPSGSVMAVMGGSGSGKTTLLNVLASKISGGLKTEGTINYVLEGEVTENQHVKMAYLPQQDVLSARLTCRETLKYAADLKLDKTEEEKAIIVDQLIRELGLKDCADTEVGDSTHKGLSGGEQRRLSAGTQMISNPSIMFLDEPTTGLDAYSAYLVVKTLKKLAIEDGRTFIMSIHQPRSDILFLLDNVCILSKGKVVYCDAMKNTIPYFSSLGYDVPPMVNPADYFIDISSVDGRSDEAEEETRIRLNQLVESWKQYEANTLCYEPVDTSKEIQVENMSNRLSYWKQVRVLTRRNFQLNRSDYVTLIATFGEPAVMGTLVGWIYYKPDKTTVGGLRTTAGCLYASVVVQCYLYLLFDTYRLCEQDIALYDRERAEGSVTPLAFMTARKLSLFLSDDILMILIFTTITYFMFGLEADGAKFFYQFSITFLSQMCCAGLAMVSVAVSRDFSKASLVGNLTFTVLSMSCGFFVNAKVMPVYVRWTKYIGFTWYGFGALLSSTFTDTSCPTDDLASCYGNQLLDSYGFPRNWITVPAIVIFCWCIGYYFVAFVILYLHKVDITLQSEVKSKKKKLDEKENKEIMIDPFASISKENSEKEIDIESRSTSNSEITITLQDIDLQVRYKRFFKNIRGGLSHEEVKEILQSVNAVFKPGMINAIMGPSGSGKSTLLNLISGRIKQSVFSKFNTSGKIMFNDVQISEDMFKGVCSYVSQDDNHLLAKLTVRETFKFAADLRLHHLTSEQRAIKTDELIRALGLKHCENNIIGNEFIKGISGGEKRRVSMGIQLLNDPPILLLDEPTSGLDSFTSATILEILKKLATEYSKTVIITIHQPRSELFKEFGNVLLLAKSGRTAFNGSPDKMIEYFSSLGYDCPEFTNVADFFLDLISINTQNEQNEYTSKARAEHILTSWKQRNNTLSVKSPVSEKNEMSEENFLLEYGHCVRKPCTPLLAYLVNVKRQSITTRRNFDSLMARIAQIPGLGAIFALFFAPLKHNYNSINNRLGLAQESTALYFVGMLANLACYPAERDYFYKEHEDNVYGIGPFFLAYMTLELPLSLLASIIYAIFTVLACGLPRTAGNFFANVYCSFIVSGCGEALGIMTNTFFERPGFVVNCISVLLSIGTQMSGLMSLHMPKVLKGFNYLNPVGYTSLIIINFAFPDSMKLTCEDGGRNPDGTCELPNGRAVLESYGLVANTREYLGIVICVAIIYRLIAYCILKAKLEWLKW